From Pseudomonas hefeiensis, one genomic window encodes:
- a CDS encoding D-2-hydroxyacid dehydrogenase family protein, whose amino-acid sequence MAVQIAVIDDWQDVARDVVDWSVLDSIGQVTFVHEYPADRDTLAARLQRYEVICVMRERTPFDEGLLRRLPNLKLLLTGGMRNAALDLKTAAELGIQVCGTESYKHAAPELTWALIMALTRNLVQEANALRAGLWQQGLGGDLHGKTLAILGLGSIGTRVAQFGQVFGMRVIAWSQNLTAERAGEVGVTYVSKQELFEQADVLSVHLVLSERSRGLVDAQALAWMKPEALLVNTARGPIVDEVALIDALRDKRLAGAALDVFAEEPLPSDHPFRTLENVLATPHVGYVTRHNYQKFYSLMIEDLQAWAAGKPIRLLTPTG is encoded by the coding sequence ATGGCGGTGCAAATAGCAGTCATCGATGATTGGCAGGACGTAGCGCGGGATGTGGTGGACTGGTCGGTGCTGGACAGCATCGGCCAGGTGACATTTGTTCACGAGTACCCTGCCGACCGCGACACCCTCGCCGCGCGCCTGCAACGTTACGAGGTGATCTGCGTGATGCGTGAACGCACGCCATTCGATGAAGGCCTGCTGCGCCGCCTGCCCAACCTCAAGCTGTTGCTCACCGGCGGCATGCGCAATGCCGCCCTGGATCTCAAGACAGCCGCCGAACTGGGTATCCAGGTATGCGGCACCGAAAGCTACAAGCATGCCGCCCCCGAACTGACCTGGGCGCTGATCATGGCCCTGACCCGCAACTTGGTGCAGGAGGCCAATGCCTTGCGCGCCGGCCTGTGGCAGCAGGGCCTGGGCGGCGACCTGCATGGCAAGACACTGGCGATCCTGGGCCTGGGCAGCATCGGCACACGGGTAGCCCAGTTCGGCCAGGTCTTCGGCATGCGGGTGATCGCCTGGAGCCAGAACCTCACCGCCGAACGGGCCGGCGAAGTGGGTGTGACCTACGTGAGCAAACAGGAACTGTTCGAACAGGCTGACGTTCTCTCGGTGCATCTGGTACTCAGCGAGCGCTCCCGCGGTTTGGTGGACGCCCAGGCGCTGGCATGGATGAAGCCCGAGGCGCTGCTGGTCAATACCGCACGCGGGCCAATCGTCGATGAGGTCGCCTTGATCGACGCCCTGCGCGACAAACGCCTGGCCGGTGCCGCCCTGGACGTCTTTGCCGAGGAACCCTTGCCATCCGACCACCCGTTCCGAACGCTGGAGAATGTACTGGCCACACCACACGTCGGCTACGTCACCCGGCACAATTATCAGAAGTTCTATTCCCTGATGATCGAAGACTTGCAAGCCTGGGCGGCCGGCAAACCGATCCGTCTGTTGACCCCGACTGGCTGA
- a CDS encoding GNAT family N-acetyltransferase has protein sequence MSSVVIRPFRPTDGVGISELFRRVYGDHYVSPDVYLPHMIGQHNLLNRWHSVVALVNDRVVGHAALCRPTAEGEDAELALIAVDPAVQGGQIATRLGQRLLDSCQDLGLARLSIKQVTSHFYSQRLAQRLGFHDTGLLPDHVPSPFATVHAETIVVGSQVISDNHRPLPQLQWPAACQWLMQPLASLFGTSPDAPLPSAQPFQIRQLPGRVDIVAGHIDLRLAGQLLRLPAHWSLSVRLGLRQQFADDYQRLIDAGFAFTGIMPAEGNPGWQALFHRGALAHPLTLHSDPMQRLHEHVQAQAHIWWGAQAGSAT, from the coding sequence ATGAGCAGCGTGGTCATCCGGCCGTTCCGGCCCACGGATGGCGTCGGGATCAGCGAATTGTTCCGCCGGGTTTACGGCGATCACTACGTCTCGCCAGACGTCTACCTGCCTCACATGATTGGCCAGCACAACCTGCTGAACCGTTGGCACTCCGTGGTCGCCCTGGTGAACGATCGCGTGGTCGGCCATGCTGCATTGTGCCGGCCGACAGCCGAGGGTGAAGACGCGGAGTTGGCACTGATCGCGGTAGATCCGGCGGTGCAAGGCGGCCAGATTGCGACGCGCCTGGGCCAGCGTTTACTGGATAGCTGCCAGGACCTTGGGCTTGCCAGGCTGTCGATCAAGCAAGTCACCAGCCACTTCTACAGCCAGCGGTTGGCACAACGACTGGGTTTCCATGACACCGGGCTGTTGCCTGACCATGTGCCCTCGCCCTTTGCCACTGTCCACGCCGAAACCATCGTGGTCGGCAGCCAAGTGATCAGCGACAATCATCGTCCCCTGCCGCAGCTTCAGTGGCCCGCGGCATGCCAATGGCTGATGCAGCCATTGGCGTCGCTGTTTGGCACCTCGCCCGATGCGCCCTTACCTTCGGCACAGCCTTTTCAAATCAGACAACTGCCCGGAAGGGTCGACATTGTCGCCGGGCACATAGACCTTCGCCTGGCCGGACAACTGCTGCGCTTACCGGCCCATTGGTCGCTTTCGGTGCGACTCGGACTGCGCCAGCAATTTGCCGACGATTATCAGCGGTTGATCGACGCCGGATTCGCTTTCACCGGGATCATGCCTGCCGAAGGTAACCCCGGCTGGCAGGCGCTGTTTCACCGTGGCGCCCTGGCTCACCCACTCACCTTGCACTCGGACCCGATGCAACGGCTCCACGAACACGTGCAAGCCCAAGCACACATCTGGTGGGGCGCTCAGGCAGGTTCGGCGACTTGA
- a CDS encoding phenylacetate--CoA ligase family protein, with protein sequence MSISLPFEQWLDHIRTHSKFYRKYLRHLPAHNCALEDVPIVDVADYWAGSHDLDNWDVLTDKVEDALIYKTGGTTSQGKLSVYTHTEWQRMLDCFGQSLSTQLKAGDRIANLFFSGDLYASFLFIHGALGKVDVAITEFPFTGSVDLDVLSEAVTGHRINVLAGVPAHLLAFADHLDQQGRTLPGITTVLFGGENLFERQLPALQRAFPQARFASIGYASVDAGLVGASAPDCNLGEHRLFDEQIRVEIIDELSGEVIQACDRPGNLVVTNFSRTLMPIVRYPVGDRACWREPVGTPRRKFALQGRSAKSQRVRVGVFSLFSQEISDIIRGVGGDLQWQLIIEHVQNNDRVLLKWVPGGQTQACQSLSMTLKAALTQQYPGIEQLDLHIQACGLQELERHPRSGKHLSIIDRRIYAPLTARHAG encoded by the coding sequence ATGAGCATCTCTTTACCATTCGAACAATGGCTCGACCATATTCGTACGCATTCGAAGTTCTACCGCAAGTACTTACGGCATTTACCAGCACACAATTGCGCTTTGGAGGATGTCCCCATCGTCGACGTCGCCGACTACTGGGCCGGCAGTCATGACCTGGACAATTGGGACGTACTGACTGACAAAGTAGAAGACGCACTGATCTACAAAACCGGCGGTACGACCAGCCAGGGAAAACTGTCGGTGTACACCCACACGGAATGGCAGCGGATGCTCGACTGCTTCGGTCAGAGCCTGTCAACACAACTGAAGGCAGGCGATCGAATCGCCAACCTGTTTTTTTCCGGAGACCTGTACGCCAGTTTCCTGTTTATTCATGGTGCACTTGGCAAAGTCGATGTAGCGATCACCGAATTCCCCTTCACCGGCTCGGTGGATCTCGACGTGCTGAGCGAGGCCGTGACCGGTCACCGCATCAATGTACTGGCCGGTGTGCCCGCGCATCTGCTGGCGTTTGCCGACCACTTGGACCAACAGGGGCGCACGCTGCCAGGCATCACTACCGTACTGTTCGGTGGGGAAAACCTGTTCGAGCGTCAATTGCCTGCGTTGCAACGCGCCTTCCCGCAGGCACGCTTCGCGTCCATCGGCTATGCCAGCGTGGACGCAGGGCTGGTGGGCGCCAGTGCACCGGACTGCAACCTCGGCGAACACCGCCTGTTCGACGAGCAGATAAGGGTGGAGATCATTGATGAACTGAGCGGTGAGGTCATCCAGGCATGTGATCGGCCTGGCAATCTGGTGGTGACCAACTTCAGCCGGACCCTGATGCCCATCGTGCGCTATCCGGTGGGTGACCGGGCGTGCTGGCGCGAGCCGGTCGGCACCCCACGGCGCAAGTTCGCGCTTCAGGGCCGCAGCGCGAAAAGCCAGCGGGTGCGGGTAGGCGTCTTCTCGTTGTTTTCGCAGGAGATCAGCGACATCATCCGCGGCGTTGGCGGAGACCTTCAATGGCAATTGATCATTGAGCACGTACAAAACAACGACCGCGTATTACTCAAATGGGTGCCTGGAGGGCAAACCCAGGCTTGCCAATCACTCTCCATGACATTGAAAGCCGCGCTGACCCAACAGTATCCGGGTATCGAGCAACTCGACCTGCACATTCAGGCCTGCGGTCTACAAGAGTTGGAACGCCATCCGCGCTCCGGCAAGCACCTGTCGATCATCGACCGCCGCATCTATGCTCCGCTGACAGCGAGGCACGCCGGATGA
- the glgA gene encoding glycogen synthase GlgA — MISAALEPQQVRSQLPPATDSPTAPVLATGGKALLPVVRQNPNRKKVLFVTSEIADLVKTGGLGDVSSALPRAMAGLHDVRVLIPGYPQVMNSGNPIHIIGELGGHAALPPCKIGRMDMADGLVIYVLICPELFAREGSPYGANNGRDWPDNHIRFARLGLAAADIAANLAQIHWCPDLVHAHDWPAGLAPAYMHWRGQRTPTLFTIHNLAYQGVVSLASCPELGIPEHALQQEGMEFYGKLSFLKAGMAYSSHITTVSATYAQEITTPAFGCGLDGFLAAKTQQGLLSGIPNGIDESWDSATDTHLFRQFAMGDWEGKAVNAAHVRDLFGLDDSSGPLFAVVSRLVYQKGLDLTEAVAEFIVESGGQIAIIGRGEPEEEQAMRELALRFPGRIGVRIGFNETDARRMFAGSDFLLMPSRYEPCGLSQMYAQRFGSLPVARNTGGLADTIEDGITGFLFDESTADSYKLALSRAFKVFDFPDLLNAMRCRAMSAPFNWCKAVEPYAELYEQLVAKSLGKSARQ, encoded by the coding sequence ATGATCAGTGCTGCCTTGGAACCACAACAAGTCCGTTCTCAACTTCCGCCGGCGACTGACTCGCCGACGGCACCGGTGCTGGCCACCGGCGGCAAGGCACTGCTCCCCGTCGTCAGGCAGAATCCCAATCGCAAGAAAGTATTGTTCGTAACCTCGGAAATCGCCGACCTGGTGAAGACCGGCGGCCTGGGTGACGTCTCGTCCGCCCTGCCCCGGGCCATGGCCGGCCTGCATGATGTCCGGGTACTGATCCCCGGTTACCCGCAGGTAATGAACAGCGGCAACCCGATCCACATCATCGGTGAACTGGGCGGCCACGCAGCGCTGCCACCTTGCAAGATCGGTCGTATGGACATGGCCGACGGTCTGGTGATTTACGTACTGATCTGTCCGGAACTCTTTGCCCGTGAAGGCTCACCTTACGGCGCCAACAACGGTCGCGATTGGCCCGACAACCACATTCGCTTCGCCCGACTGGGCCTGGCCGCGGCTGACATCGCCGCCAACCTCGCCCAAATCCACTGGTGCCCCGATCTGGTCCACGCCCATGACTGGCCGGCCGGGCTGGCGCCAGCCTACATGCACTGGCGCGGGCAACGCACGCCAACCCTGTTCACCATCCACAACCTGGCGTACCAGGGCGTGGTTAGCCTGGCCTCCTGCCCGGAGCTGGGTATCCCGGAGCACGCGTTGCAACAGGAAGGCATGGAGTTCTACGGCAAGTTGTCGTTTCTCAAGGCCGGCATGGCCTACTCCAGCCATATCACCACGGTCAGTGCCACCTACGCCCAGGAAATCACCACCCCGGCATTCGGCTGTGGGCTCGACGGTTTTCTCGCGGCCAAAACGCAACAAGGCCTTCTCAGCGGCATTCCCAATGGTATCGATGAGAGTTGGGACTCGGCCACCGATACGCACTTGTTCCGCCAGTTCGCCATGGGCGACTGGGAGGGCAAGGCGGTGAACGCTGCCCATGTGCGCGATCTGTTCGGCCTCGACGACTCCAGCGGCCCGCTGTTCGCCGTGGTTTCGCGCCTGGTGTACCAGAAAGGCCTGGACCTGACCGAGGCCGTCGCCGAGTTCATCGTCGAATCCGGAGGCCAGATCGCGATCATTGGTCGCGGCGAACCGGAGGAAGAGCAAGCCATGCGTGAACTGGCGCTGCGTTTTCCCGGACGAATCGGCGTACGCATCGGCTTCAACGAAACGGATGCGCGGCGGATGTTCGCCGGCAGCGACTTTCTGCTGATGCCTTCGCGCTACGAGCCCTGCGGCTTGAGCCAGATGTATGCCCAGCGCTTCGGCTCGCTGCCGGTGGCACGCAATACCGGCGGGTTGGCGGACACCATCGAAGACGGCATCACTGGTTTCCTGTTCGATGAATCCACTGCCGACAGCTACAAACTGGCATTGAGCCGGGCCTTCAAGGTCTTTGACTTTCCTGACCTGCTCAACGCGATGCGCTGCCGGGCCATGTCAGCGCCATTCAACTGGTGCAAGGCCGTGGAACCCTACGCCGAACTCTATGAACAGCTAGTGGCCAAGTCACTGGGTAAATCGGCCAGACAATGA
- a CDS encoding acyl-CoA reductase, with protein sequence MYLINGQLQADLPLDAALERLQTQLPTLLGAPPPSDRVLDCAQAFAQTLRDAGQTPFLDDDQRQALIAFCERKHLSRKLERELGADARSLRRIDYCDGPFESWQPLGLVVHVTPGNAPLLGFFAALESLLAGNVNWLRPSTRDADLTAQVLAAFLNCDPSGQLHDYVAVLPVPYHECRRLFALAQGVSAWGGETALKTMRKQIPSGCRWIDWGHRISFAYVTPQAASQQALDSLVDEVCRLDQQACSSPQWLLVDSDEPAQMQALGNALAAAFERRTGQWPALPTTAAEACEITTRTALARLDHSFAEQTGQIWEGHGWRIVWEHHRDLSPSPLFRTLLLRPVPHGLITETLLPWRNVLQSCALICEPQRAPELARRVLAAGVTRISATADIQQGYEGEPHDGVYALQRLSRRVSVGLEPEVASLRVTLDAPPATIPISPSTPIMDKAAFLALPAAPQAQLFFRSGGSSGAPVLSPYSYRDFDRHMRAAADGLRAAGLDPAKDRVMNLFYGGNLYGGFFSFSKILEHMNVVHYPMGATSDVDFEEIARMIVAHKVNTLVGMPSTLQRLFSSQLKTLQGYGGVRKVMLGGERLGQGCRQLLQDCGATSIRSAIYGSVDAGPLGHACTASGDGVFHLMEDIQHLEIVQLEQDAPVEPGETGRLLFTSRIRHAQPLHRYEVGDCGRWLPEPCPCGLESPRFELRQRHGSLIRIVTYLINTHELAEQAQTAIQIVLDYHSSGCERLLIRADGDAQTVRSRVMDLELLSTLVESEMLVLDIQSCPAASFEHNKHSGKVPLVIDCRISA encoded by the coding sequence ATGTATCTCATCAACGGCCAATTGCAGGCTGATCTGCCACTCGACGCAGCCCTTGAACGCTTGCAGACGCAACTGCCCACGCTTCTGGGCGCACCGCCGCCCAGCGATAGGGTGCTCGATTGTGCGCAGGCGTTCGCACAGACGCTGCGGGACGCAGGACAGACTCCGTTTCTGGACGATGACCAACGCCAGGCCCTGATCGCCTTCTGCGAACGCAAGCACTTGAGCCGCAAACTTGAACGGGAGCTGGGGGCGGACGCGCGCTCGCTGCGCCGAATCGACTATTGCGATGGCCCTTTCGAAAGCTGGCAGCCCCTGGGGCTGGTGGTGCATGTCACCCCTGGCAATGCACCTTTGCTGGGATTTTTCGCGGCCCTAGAAAGCCTGCTGGCGGGCAACGTCAACTGGCTGCGACCCAGCACACGCGATGCAGACCTGACTGCGCAGGTGCTAGCGGCGTTCCTCAATTGCGACCCAAGTGGCCAACTGCACGATTACGTTGCGGTGCTGCCAGTGCCCTACCACGAGTGCCGGCGTCTCTTCGCACTGGCCCAAGGCGTCAGCGCCTGGGGTGGTGAGACCGCACTCAAGACCATGCGTAAGCAAATTCCAAGCGGCTGCCGCTGGATCGATTGGGGGCATCGCATCAGCTTCGCCTATGTCACGCCACAGGCCGCCAGCCAGCAGGCACTGGACAGTCTGGTGGATGAGGTCTGCCGACTCGATCAGCAAGCCTGTTCCAGCCCCCAGTGGCTGTTGGTGGACAGCGACGAACCGGCTCAGATGCAGGCACTGGGTAACGCCCTGGCCGCCGCCTTCGAACGACGGACCGGGCAATGGCCGGCGTTGCCAACCACTGCAGCCGAAGCGTGTGAAATCACCACCCGCACGGCACTTGCCCGACTTGACCATAGCTTTGCAGAACAAACCGGCCAGATTTGGGAAGGACATGGCTGGCGCATTGTTTGGGAGCATCACCGCGACCTGTCGCCATCGCCGCTGTTTCGCACACTTTTGTTACGGCCGGTACCCCATGGGCTGATTACCGAAACCCTGCTGCCCTGGCGGAATGTGTTGCAGAGCTGCGCGCTGATCTGTGAACCGCAACGGGCGCCTGAACTGGCACGTCGCGTATTAGCCGCCGGCGTGACCCGCATCTCGGCAACCGCAGACATCCAGCAAGGCTATGAGGGCGAGCCTCATGACGGTGTCTACGCGCTACAACGTTTGAGTCGCCGGGTGTCGGTTGGTCTTGAACCTGAGGTCGCAAGTCTTCGTGTGACACTGGACGCGCCGCCGGCAACGATACCCATTTCTCCCTCGACGCCGATCATGGACAAAGCGGCATTCCTGGCGCTGCCTGCCGCACCCCAGGCACAGTTGTTCTTCCGCTCAGGTGGTAGCAGCGGCGCACCGGTGCTGTCGCCCTACAGTTACCGCGATTTTGATCGCCACATGCGGGCCGCCGCCGATGGACTACGCGCAGCCGGCCTGGATCCGGCGAAAGATCGGGTCATGAATCTGTTTTATGGTGGCAATCTCTACGGCGGTTTCTTCAGTTTCTCAAAGATACTGGAGCACATGAATGTTGTGCACTACCCCATGGGTGCTACGTCAGACGTGGACTTTGAAGAGATCGCACGGATGATCGTCGCCCACAAGGTCAACACCCTGGTCGGCATGCCAAGTACCTTGCAGCGCCTCTTTTCCAGCCAGCTAAAAACCCTTCAAGGCTACGGCGGTGTGCGCAAAGTCATGCTGGGCGGCGAGCGCCTGGGGCAAGGCTGCCGTCAATTGCTTCAGGACTGCGGCGCCACAAGTATCCGCTCAGCCATCTACGGCAGTGTCGACGCGGGCCCCCTTGGCCATGCCTGCACTGCCAGCGGCGACGGTGTTTTCCATCTCATGGAAGACATTCAACACTTGGAGATCGTCCAGCTGGAACAGGACGCTCCGGTCGAGCCGGGGGAAACCGGACGGCTCCTGTTCACTTCTCGCATACGCCATGCGCAACCCCTTCACCGTTATGAAGTCGGCGATTGCGGGCGCTGGCTTCCCGAGCCCTGCCCCTGTGGCCTGGAGTCACCCCGGTTCGAATTGCGCCAGCGCCACGGCTCCCTGATACGCATCGTGACGTACTTAATCAATACCCACGAGCTGGCCGAACAGGCGCAAACAGCCATTCAAATCGTGCTTGATTACCACAGCAGCGGCTGCGAACGCCTGCTGATTCGCGCCGATGGCGATGCGCAAACGGTTCGGAGCAGGGTCATGGACCTCGAACTGCTGTCCACCCTGGTGGAGTCCGAAATGCTCGTACTGGATATTCAATCCTGTCCGGCAGCAAGTTTCGAACATAACAAACACAGCGGCAAAGTTCCGCTGGTGATTGACTGCAGAATATCCGCTTGA
- a CDS encoding DUF411 domain-containing protein — MANPLHLLALSALFVTTLAQAAEPNTIDVHRDANCGCCKKWISHLQENGFKVNDHVETDMSSVKQRLGVAPNLRSCHTAQINGKFVEGHVPADQVLALSKRDDLLGVAAPGMPMGSPGMETDGRSDAYQVIGLKKDGTQTVVADYPAH; from the coding sequence ATGGCCAATCCCCTGCACCTGCTCGCCCTGAGCGCGCTTTTTGTCACCACGCTGGCCCAGGCCGCCGAACCGAACACAATCGACGTGCACCGCGATGCCAATTGCGGTTGCTGTAAAAAGTGGATTTCGCATCTGCAAGAAAACGGCTTCAAGGTCAACGACCATGTTGAAACCGACATGAGTTCAGTCAAGCAGCGCCTGGGCGTGGCGCCGAACCTGCGCTCCTGCCACACCGCCCAAATCAATGGCAAATTCGTTGAGGGCCATGTCCCGGCCGACCAGGTCCTGGCGTTGAGCAAACGGGACGACCTGCTCGGTGTGGCCGCGCCCGGCATGCCCATGGGTTCGCCTGGTATGGAAACGGACGGCAGAAGTGATGCGTATCAGGTGATCGGCCTGAAAAAAGACGGTACTCAAACCGTGGTGGCAGATTACCCGGCCCACTGA
- a CDS encoding YqaA family protein, which translates to MGEAYIGLFLAAFGAATLLPLQSEALLVGLLLGERHETWLLLSVATLGNVLGSLVNWWLGTRLEQFKDRRWFPVSPAHLDKARAHYQRYGRWSLLLSWMPIIGDPLTLVAGVMGEPWRRFILIVTFAKGLRYGVLALATLGWMG; encoded by the coding sequence ATGGGCGAGGCTTACATTGGGTTGTTCCTGGCGGCTTTTGGTGCCGCCACCTTGTTACCGCTGCAATCCGAAGCACTGTTGGTTGGGCTATTGCTCGGCGAACGCCATGAAACCTGGCTGTTGCTGAGCGTCGCCACCCTGGGCAACGTACTGGGCTCGCTGGTGAACTGGTGGCTGGGCACACGCCTGGAACAATTCAAGGATCGCCGCTGGTTTCCGGTCAGCCCGGCTCATCTGGACAAGGCCCGCGCGCATTACCAGCGTTATGGACGTTGGTCGCTGTTGCTCAGCTGGATGCCCATCATCGGCGATCCACTGACTCTGGTGGCGGGCGTGATGGGTGAGCCGTGGCGTCGCTTCATACTGATCGTGACCTTTGCCAAAGGGCTGCGCTATGGCGTGCTCGCCCTCGCGACTCTCGGCTGGATGGGTTGA